Proteins from one Cryptomeria japonica chromosome 4, Sugi_1.0, whole genome shotgun sequence genomic window:
- the LOC131061786 gene encoding uncharacterized protein LOC131061786, translating to MVSVIACNFIPSSRLFSSNFNTYLNKNKTTMVMTVQSSTDEKVGEEKIKRLLGRKIAFTTPSDYATRLIHLIEQEGAEPLWCPTVVVEFTDHTKQQVFKSIWEENNVGTETLFDQYSAIAFTSRAGITAFAQALEGRGNPLNEKGDTFVVGALGRDAQLVRDLKFCVENPRVKTLVPTIATPKGLVDELGDGHRRKILCPVPLVLGLDEPSVVPDFLMALQAKGWDAVRLNAYVTRWAGSDCAQMLLGMSQIDAIVFTSTAEIQGLLKSLCSFGVDWNMFKGRHPMVVAAHGPVTASGAQRLGVQIDVVSKQFHSFAGVIDALALSWSSVNKKL from the coding sequence ATGGTAAGCGTGATTGCTTGCAATTTTATCCCTTCCTCGAGGTTGTTTAGTTCTAATTTTAACACTTATCTTAATAAGAACAAGACAACAATGGTAATGACTGTCCAGTCATCCACAGATGAAAAAGTGGGTGAGGAAAAAATTAAAAGATTGCTAGGCAGAAAAATTGCATTCACAACACCTTCTGATTATGCTACTAGGTTGATCCATCTGATAGAGCAAGAAGGGGCAGAGCCCCTGTGGTGTCCTACTGTGGTAGTGGAATTCACCGACCATACGAAACAGCAAGTCTTCAAATCCATTTGGGAAGAAAACAATGTAGGTACTGAAACTTTATTTGATCAGTATTCTGCTATTGCATTCACATCTCGTGCAGGAATCACTGCTTTTGCACAAGCTCTTGAGGGCAGGGGAAATCCTTTGAATGAAAAAGGGGATACATTTGTTGTAGGAGCCCTTGGAAGGGATGCCCAACTCGTCAGGGATTTAAAATTCTGTGTAGAGAATCCTAGAGTGAAAACCCTAGTACCCACCATAGCCACCCCCAAAGGTTTGGTTGATGAATTGGGTGATGGGCACAGGCGCAAAATCTTGTGCCCAGTGCCGTTAGTATTGGGTTTGGATGAGCCTTCCGTCGTTCCAGATTTTCTTATGGCCTTGCAAGCCAAGGGCTGGGATGCCGTACGCTTGAATGCATATGTCACTAGGTGGGCTGGCTCAGATTGTGCACAAATGTTGCTTGGGATGAGTCAAATCGATGCAATTGTGTTTACTAGCACAGCAGAGATTCAGGGCCTATTGAAGAGCCTTTGTTCTTTTGGTGTTGATTGGAATATGTTTAAGGGTAGGCACCCTATGGTGGTGGCTGCACATGGGCCTGTAACAGCCTCCGGAGCACAGCGACTAGGTGTCCAGATTGATGTTGTTAGTAAACAATTTCACAGTTTTGCAGGTGTAATTGATGCCCTTGCATTGAGTTGGAGCTCCGTGAATAAGAAATTATAA
- the LOC131061784 gene encoding uncharacterized protein LOC131061784 — translation MESSDWPLEPCPSRYIGTRPKGARDRAWRYAYEGLDSGTVICIKCEKLLHGGINHLKYHLVGIDSHDARECQGTNLEIKRQTNALLADREEKKLQRERVKLAMRSTIAESQDASIDIEEEQEALEGIVGSRRGPRIRKPTTTTLPIASAFSSRVPRAGKGTAAPQSRSIGDNFVSKNTPGAQPSLEAIGWNREAHEKTNIATTDFWYFNNIPFNVADNPYWLNLVTAMTVAGKGYKAPSCKDLSGRLLANAVARAKEVVDQKNEWTKYGCTMFSDGWRSGKNHTIIHFSVACKDNVVFLKSVDASNKVKNAETLAAMLEHIVMEVRVENVVQIITNNAAAYVVVGRILQERHPTFFWTPCATHVLDLLLEDIGKLEWVTPVVEDARRITKYIYNHPWVLHLMREHTQGKDLVRVGVTRFAMIFLTLQSILAALNSLKQMFVSEAWLNSPYSKKVEGEVVACIVFDNQFAQRVAEIVKVSEPLVRVLRLMDGDKTPMGYIYEAMDRLRSL, via the exons ATGGAAAGTTCTGATTGGCCACTAGAACCATGCCCATCTAGATATATAGGCACCCgtcctaaaggtgctagagatagggcttggaggtatgcctatgagggactCGATTCTGGGACAGTTATTTGCATAAAGTGTGAAAAActacttcatggaggcatcaaccacctcaaataccaccttgtagGCATAGACAGTCATGATGCTAGAGAATGCCAAGGGACCAATcttgaaataaaaagacaaacgaatgccctacttgcagatagggaagagaagaaattgcaaagggagagggtaaagctagccatgagatcaaccatagctgaatctcaagatGCTTCTATTGAcattgaagaagaacaagaagcacttgagggcatagtgggctctcggcgtggcccacgtatccgcaaacccaCCACCACCACCTTGCCCATCGCTTCTGCTTTCTCTAGTAGAGTACCTAGGGCTGGCAAGGGCACTGCTGCACCACAATCAAGGTCCATAGGTGATAATTTTGTATCCAAgaacacacctggagcacaaccatcattagaggccattGGATGGAATAGGGAGGCACATGAGAAAACCAACATTGCAACaactgatttttggtacttcaacaacattccaTTTAATGTGGCAGACAATccttattggctgaatttggtgaccGCAATGACAGTTgcaggaaaggggtacaaggccccttcttgcaaggatttgagtgggag gttgctcgcaaatgcagttgctagggcaaAAGAAGTGGTGGACCAAAAAAATGAATGGACAAAATATGGCTGCACCATGTTTTCTGATGGGTGGAGAAGTGGCAAGAACCACACCATCATTCATTTTTCGGttgcttgcaaggacaatgtagtgttcttgaaatcgGTTGATGCCTCCAataaggtgaaaaatgcagaaacattggctgCAATGTTGGAGCACATTGTCATGGAGGTGAgagtagagaatgtggtgcaaatcatcacaaataatgcagcagcatatgtggtagtag GTAGAATCCTCCAGGAGAGGCACCCCActtttttttggacaccttgtgcaacacatgtccttgaccttcttttggaggacatagggaaacttgagtgggtgactccagttgtggaagatgcaaggaggatcacgaaatatatttacaatcacccttgggttctacatttgatgagagagcacacccaagggaaagatttggtgagagttggtgtcacaaggtttgcaatgattttcttgacgttgcaaagcattcttgctgcattgaattctttgaaacaaatgtttgtgagtgaaGCATGGCtaaactcaccttattcaaagaaggttgaaggagaggttgtcgcatgcatagtcttcgacaaccaatttgcacaaagagttgcagagattgtgaag gtgtcagagcccttggttagagttctcCGCTTgatggatggggataaaaccccaatggggtatatttatgaggccatggataggttAAGAAGTCTATAA